Genomic DNA from Chelonia mydas isolate rCheMyd1 chromosome 6, rCheMyd1.pri.v2, whole genome shotgun sequence:
ctttaacaacttccagttaacttaactaattgtccttcacaccttccattctgatgcctgcttcttagacgtgctggctctatcttaattgcttctccattcaaaagctaactgtccctacgtgtgctccctcagatactttgtaacatgttttggcatgccctctcatatacaatgtatccagcatgtccccttatacaacgttatacttatacaatgttatacttccacaattgataaactgaacagtaacaagtcaccgggaccaaatgtcattcacccaagagttctgaaaggactcaaatgtgaaattggggaactattaactatggtttgtaacctgtcctttaaatgagattctgtacccaatgactggaagatagctaatgtaataccaatatttaaaaagggctctagaggtgattccggcaattacagaccggtaagtctaacgtcagtactgggcaaattagttgaaacaataataaaaagaaaattgtcagacatgtagaagaacataaattgttgggcaaaagtcaacatggtttctgtaaagggaaatcaggtcttactaatctattagagttcttggaaggggtcaacaaacatgtggacaagggcgatccagtggacatagtgacTTTaggtttccagaaagcctttgacaaggtccctcaccaaaggctcttgtgtaaattaagttgccatgggataagagggaagatcctttcatggactgagaactggttaaaagacagggaacaaaggataggaattaaaggtaaattttcagaatggagaggggtaactagtggtgttccccaaggatcagtcctaggaccaatcctattcaacttattcataaatgatctggagaaaggggtaaacagtgagggggcaaagtttacagatgatactaagccgctcaagacagttaagactaaagcagactgtgaagaacttcaaaaagatctcacaaaactaagtgattgggcaacaaaatggcaaatggaatttcatgtggataaatgtaaagtaatgcacactggaataaataaccccaactatacatatgatacgatgggggctaatttcTTTACAACTAagcaggaaaaagatcttggagtcatcgtggatagttctctgaagacgtccacgtaGTGTgtagcgacagtcaaaaaagcacacaggatgttaggaatcattacaaaagggacagagaataagacggagaatatcttattgcccttatataaatccatggtacgcccacatcttcaatactgcgtacagatgtggtctcctcatctcaaaaaagatatactggcattagaaaagttcAGAGAAGGTCAACTAAGACGGAGACTAAGGGGGTATATGCTTgaggtatataaaattatgaatggtgtagagaaagtgaataagaaaaagttattcaCTTCTtcccataatataaaaactaggggcaaccaagtgaaattaatgggcagcaagtttaaaacaaagaaaagtaagTTTTTCACACAgcgcgcagtcaacctgtggaactccttgcccgaggagattatgaaggctaggactataacaggatttaaaagagaactggatacattcatggaaattaagtccattaatggctattagccaggatggataaggaatggtctccctagcctctgtttgtcagagggtggagatggatggccagagagagatcacttgatcacctgttaggttcactccctctggggcacctggcattggccactgtcggtagacgggatactgggctggatggacctttggtctgacccagtatggccatactTATGTTAACAAAAGGTAAGTATATGAAGGTTGGTTTACAATaactggggaaaaggggaaaaggaaacacAACTGTCATAAAACCTAAGCAAACTGGGATCACAATACAAGGAGCTTGAAGCAAACGAAAATGATAAAATCCCCTAAAGTCCTGCTGCTGTCAGATGCTTTCTCTGGACAGGCTGGGTGTTGGAGTGCGTCGGACCCAGGACCTACTGCCCCCAGACCTGGTGATGGCCCGAAGGGAGGAACGCTGGATCGTGCTGTAGCTGGACTTGGAGCCAACGGCAGGGGTCCGGCAGGAACCCTGGATGCAGCAGGTACGTGGATGGGATGGATGAGGATGAGTTGTCTCTCAGGATTCGCTGATCCGTGATCTGAGGACCGTGCGAACGCCACTGCGCTTGGCTGCCTCTGTGACAGAGAGCATTGTGGTGATGTCACACAGTTCCTTTTAACGGTTCTGTGACAGGAAAACCTGAGGTAGACTGTCAGTTACAGAACCAATTCATTGTGGCCTGTTAGCTGCCCTTTCCCACCAAAGTTCAAAAAGGtgcaaaaccaccaccacccagctgAAACAAGATGGAGTCGTTTGTGGCAAAGAGACACCATATTAAGTGTCCGACTTCATATTGGATAATCACCATTTTAGTGATTATGAGGGTATAACATCATAAAACCTCATTAAAAACGCTATAAAATCACAagatacaaatatattaaaacgGGGCGTTCGCAGCCTTGAATGAGGGAGCGAGGCTGGGCTTGTAATTATGGTGCTGGCCTGGACTACAGGACTCATGGtttctattcctagttctgccacttgGTCCCTCTCTGACCTTGGGCATATCACtcagtcagtggttctcaaccaggggtacagatacccctgggggtatgctgAGGGGGTACAACAGGGGGTACACCATCTCATCTAGAGAgtggcctagttttacaacagctaACAAAAAACACTcgcaaagtcagtacaaagtaaactttcatactgacaatgacttgtttataccactctatatactatacactgaaatacaagtacaatatttatattgcaattgatttattttataattatatggaaaAAAGGAGGAAGTCAGCATTTTGTCCGTACTAGTGTGCTGGGAGACtttggtatttttatgtctgattttgtaagcaagtggtttttaagtagGGAGAAACTTTGGCATACGCAAAAGAAATCAGAgtgctgaaaggggtacagtattcCGGAAAGGTGGAGAGCTACTGATTTACGTCATAGGGAatagccagactggatcagagcgGAGGCCTAATTTGTTTGGTCAGTAATCTAATctaagagtacttgtggcaccttagagactaacaaatttgttagagcataagttttcttgagctacagctcacttcatcggctgcatccgatgaagtgagctgtagctcacgaaagcttatgctctaataaatttgttagtctctaaggtgccacaagtcctccttttctttttgcgactattCAACTTTGTAACGTTAATAGCACAAGTGGGTCAGTTGTGAAGCTTTGATCCAAATTCAAACTCCTAATCTTCAGATCCAAACTCAAGTCACTTCACAAGAGTGTTGGGATTTGAGTTCTGAAATGAGCCATCATAAAAAGAAACCTGAGCTGTGAAGTTGAAATCTGCACCTAGATCTGATTTTCCTCATGTTTCTGAGCGGTCTGGATTCTGTGTCCTAGTTTGGGGTCTATCTCTAGTTAAAAGTGAACTGTAAAGAGAAAATGGAATTGAAGGCAAGCTCAGATAGGTGACTGGAACGTCCCTGCACACTGGACTGGGCACAGGAGATTGAGcacagaaatctgttttaattaaCGTTCCAAAAATTCTTTCAAACCCTTCTCCTCCTAGCACGATACCTCTTTTTCCAGCTTTGCTACTGACGCCCCACGTTCAGCATTCTGTGATACTATAGATACCAGGAGAGAGACGTCATAGTCCCCAGAAGGGTTAGCATGAGATTTCTGATACTTGTGATGCCCAGGAGAGCCAAGCTTTCCTTGTAAATACAGCAGAGAGAGcggattcaaatgcagaggggaaataATTGTATATGGTTAAATTAGAACTGATTCCTGACATAATTATTGGGTGCTGATATTATCACAAGAGCCCCAAAAGATCATATCAAAAGTTCAGTTTGCAAATATCTCTGTTCTTCAAATTGATACAGTACATTAGTGCAACCCAGAGCTGCTTCATGTGTGCTATGGCATAGTTTCGTAAAACATGACTGTGACACTGCGCTCCGTATTCTTCATAGCATAACtgagatgtattttatgcaagatgggttaTGTGAGGtctcactggaaaggttatgattactggatgtgattatcctatttgtaacCATGTTTCATTTTGGTATCTGTAGTTAGGAGTATTGATTATGAATCAATTACAAGTGGGTTTTCAccggggaacgcccaccagacaatgcaatcagtctggatggGCTACGAGGAAAAACAATACGTCTTTTAAGATTCCAATATCCCACCTTCCGGGAAAGCCTTCCAGTGGACCCAGCAAACAGACTTTGAGTTGTGGCTGCAGGGTCATATGATCACGTCGCCAGATACTGAACTCCATGATAAAATTAATACTTTTCCACTGACTGGGGATAGAATCACCCTGGAAAACAAGGGATTCTGGCCATATGTgaaacctatttaaggcaggggagcgACATAATCAGTGTTTGGTTTTCAGTGAATCCCTGCCCAAGATGCTGTGAGAAATTGATGCTGATAACTGGTTTCTTTAGCGTATTGAGTTTatcttgcatgtttgttttagttGATCGGTAATCTGTTTTGATCTCTTTGCTCTCTCTTATAGTCACTAACATcgatcttttgtagttaataaacttgggtTCGTTTTCGCTAAAACCACACTTCTTCCTCCACGCTGAGGAAGGGgacgaatttcatgagcttatgccgTAGAGTTCTCTATGCAGTGCACGACGATGTAagtttgggtttacactccagaggggttgtgcacttgagtgctgagCAATTCCTTAGTTGAAGCCTTCCCCTCcagtgctgatttcagtgtcGGTGTCTCTCTGCAGCTGGGTGCGGCCCTACCTGTGTGCGTGCTGAAAGAGGCtggagggcctggctcagcaggacagggtaagggagcccaggctggtggagcaggcaggctcagtggtacccaaaGTGTATCAGGTGGCATCCTGAAGGGTGGGGGCGGCAACCCGACCCAATGACATCAAAAGTAGGTCTAGAAATGAAAACTCCTTTGTCGCTTGAGTACCTGCCCTGAACCTGCAGCACACCACCAGAGCCTTTATATTGTCCTCCCCGCACTGCCAGCCGTTACCAGTCACCTCTGCACATCAGACATTTTAGGCGCCCAGAGGGTGTTAACTCAGATATGAAGCAGTTCACTTAACACAACCACGCTGTCAATTCATTAACCAGTGTGTAAATATGGTTCATTAACCAATATAcagcaaaatgactttttttttttttttttctacatatcCATTGGAGCTGGCATGGAGGTGACTTCTCTAGCTCAGCTTCACCGTTGCAGTGGCTGGTTCTAGAGACGGAGAGGGAGTTCATTCCGGCGATTCACTCAATGTGCTGTGCCAGCCAGACGCCTGTTCTCTGGGTGGATTTCTCAGCGGTTGCCCAAGATCAGACTTTACAGGAGGGAGTTAGTAGGGTGCTTGTCAGCAACCAGAATAAAATTGTTACCCAGCAGGCGGTGTCCTCTATGGCCAGGCGATGCTGGTCCCACTCACGTCTCCTTCGTACAGACATTTTGACTTGAGGAAGCGACGTGCTGAACAACATGGGACACTTTATACCATTTCTGTTGGATGGTGCAGCCTGGTCACGCTGCTGGGCAAAGCTGGCCTGGGCCAATCAGGAAATGACCCATACTCATGGCAGAATCCTGGAACATCCAACCAGGATATGAGCTGTGTCCATTCTCACTGTCCAATGAGACAATCACAATCCAGGGTGTAATCCAAACTAGtaaggagaggtgggggggcaTGTCACCGCCTGCCCGGTAACCTGGGGTGCCCAGTAATGatgtgctgctgtagctcccaatgAGAGCCCTCGGCATCCCGGATCCGGAGTTCTGCCTCCCCTAGCTCGATCCAGTGGATTAAGTCCGGTTTGGAACCTGAAGAGCCTGTTTGGGGGGAAAGCTTTATTACTAAAGTTTTGGGCGCAGGGACTCATTAATGTGTTGGCACAGCATCTGGAATGACAGGACACCAATCTGTCCAATCTgaaactgttacgaattacacctgataggacacgcacacatgtgctacgaattacacctggtaggacacgcacacaagtgctacgaattacacctggtaggacacgcacacaagtgctacgaattacacctgataggacacgcacacatgtgctacgaattacacctggtaggacacgcacacaagtgctacgaattacacctgataggacacgcacacatgtgctacgaattacacctgataggacacgcacacgtgctacgaattacacctggtaggacacgcacagttcgaatctaggctgaggcacagaaataaagtccacaactgcagagttcccaaaagacactaagtttattacgctcgagcgtggtgcccccctgctagccaggaggggaccctgaatacagattatacaaaggttatatactttttagcaaagcatgttgccctcgtgcatcggaaaccttagccaataaacaaacccttgtcttatctaccacctatccctgcttggtgcattcctcgtgctataccagtatgttaattacacagcatggtcctaaagccatgcatcagtaacttttattatcaggatgggaggcctcacatcaaggccaagagacagggagttagagactgacaaaaaccagatactgcaaatcaaggcaggctggagacaaggaggaggattttcacacggattcggtatctaaggattactcctcctggtgtatgatgtgctggcatttagacaatggtgggccccaaaccaaaatggagtcacatgtgctaacttttccttaacagtcctccctttctttttgtacgtcagtaagctatatcggggctgagtaaccgcgctgcagggttagcaactgccgacagcacatattgcaggcatacaaaaaataacacaaaaacaataacagtcaaaaaaaagtaaatacaaaatacgccgtccccaagtccccacatccGGGAGCCATGCGGTGAGCCAGTCCCAGACCTCCTGGAATCCGGCGCTCGTAGTGTCGAGGTTGATGCggtggaatagggctgcctgttgcttgaggatgtggatgtcagtttccaccctatggtgctgatttacaaatacacaacagcttgagttgaccagagcacaaaccccaccctgatttgcaaggagataatccagggctaggcggttttgcaatgtagtttgggatagctgggtgacttcaatttgaagggcagatagagcatctgcagtagcatttgccattagttccaaagcagctgaaatattaACTATAGCTTTTTCCAGCTCGCTTACTTTcaaccatggcagaaaccaacgcacaaaggagtgaaagcctttgGACTGTTGAGGAAGggggtttaaaggaatacttcgtcggtccctccatactagattgcggatctctccccgggtcaggttctggtgtactgtcacggtgggtactatagcccctaaggtacatgtaccacaccatcctgctgggagaaccttataggctgtgtgattgcataaccaataccagccagacccctcggggactggccacggggctctggagtaggtagaggggcctcctgcaccagagctgatttgggtggtgtccttgcaccccacaaaattccctacaaaaactgtattttctatgcccttacgtcgtgacacacataaagcataattaccctgAGCCACCATATTAATAGACcatatttggattgtaacattccagttaaatgtagtgtttgcccatagcttagCTTGGAGTGTTCGATTAAGGGGGATAGGTACCCCTACCAACAGGACCCCCTGACCTAAAtatgtgggggtatgaatacCAATCCAACACTGCATTTGATTTACACCCTGTTTGATAGCACGGGTTAAATTCAAgaagctattgccctcccatccttgtactggacttgggaatagggagaggacccccaggcaaaccataccaatgtcgACATCCTCCCCTGTACCATACAAAAAACACTACCCCCAATGTAAGTCcaataaacaggaacacaaaaagtcctggtgggctgtgaaggtcCCAGTAGCTGGAAAGCTCAGTCCATGGGTTGGTTGTAGTGTTCATTTGTGAAGTGGCTCGTCCAATGGcttgtcagggtcaggtgggggTCCCAGTGCCAACTTAACGTAGCTATGATGGATtcaggaacctttacctgcaaaggagtggtggcagatggtgggAGTAATGTTTGTGGCTGTAAGGCTTTTTTGGTATTTATACTTGCCTACAAGCACAGGTTCCAGCCTCTGGAATAAACCCACCCCCCCACTTCACTTCACATTCCCAAAAATACATTCCACAACTTCCTCCCTGCCAATGTACAATGCTCCGTTTTTGCCATTAAGGCCAATTTTCAGTGTCTCTTGCAGTCAGGAATCCTTGGATTTTGGTGGTTTTAGCAGAGcaggtgttttttcttttttcttggaacagtcatggttttgcattatacaggggagaggttactagcacgtcaccctgtagtgctttggtttctttagcaaatactgaatgcaggttagctttgtcagtggacaagggagaggttactagcacttcaccttgtgttttttttttttttttttttgctgtttaaaaggaggaa
This window encodes:
- the LOC122466319 gene encoding syncytin-2-like, which encodes MVCLGVLSLFPSPVQGWEGNSFLNLTRAIKQGVNQMQCWIGIHTPTYLGQGVLLVGVPIPLNRTLQAKLWANTTFNWNVTIQIWSINMVAQGNYALCVSRRKGIENTVFVGNFVGCKDTTQISSGAGGPSTYSRAPWPVPEGSGWYWLCNHTAYKVLPAGWCGTCTLGAIVPTVTVHQNLTRGEIRNLVWRDRRSIPLNPLPQQSKGFHSFVRWFLPWLKVSELEKAIVNISAALELMANATADALSALQIEVTQLSQTTLQNRLALDYLLANQGGVCALVNSSCCVFVNQHHRVETDIHILKQQAALFHRINLDTTSAGFQEVWDWLTAWLPDVGTWGRRILYLLFFDCYCFCVIFCMPAICAVGSC